One genomic window of Nicotiana sylvestris chromosome 10, ASM39365v2, whole genome shotgun sequence includes the following:
- the LOC138879757 gene encoding uncharacterized protein: MDNCGVTDVGFSGSKFTWSLLIKCFNTNQNNVSYFEFLNLWVNQEGFLDNFKEIWESSIVGYHIWILQSKLKLLSRKLIQWSREEIRDINDLIIKWEGKVQIFEDMDVVTISDNNREESNKAYAEYIKWLSMQESLLKQKTQTRWFDEGDINTRHFHSLLRERRRKQQLNMIKNHRGKWIKKEKKDITSLNYG; the protein is encoded by the exons ATGGACAATTGTGGAGTGACTGATGTTGGTTTTTCTGGTTCTAAGTTTACATG GTCGTTACTCATAAAGTGCTTTAACACTAACCAAAACAACGTCAGTTACTTCGAGTTTCTTAATTTATGGGTTAATCAAGAGGGATTCCTAGACAATTTTAAAGAAATCTGGGAGTCCAGTATAGTTGGCTATCACATATGGATCTTACAATCTAAATTGAAGCTTCTTAGCAGGAAATTGATCCAGTGGTCTAGAGAAGAGATTAGGGACATCAATGATCTGATTATAAAATGGGAGGGAAAAGTCCAAATATTTGAGGATATGGATGTTGTTACCATCTCTGATAACAATAGGGAAGAATCGAATAAAGCATATGCTGAATATATTAAATGGTTGAGTATGCAAGAGTCTCTCCTTAAACAGAAAACTCAAACTAGATGGTTTGACGAGGGAGATATCAATACCAGGCACTTCCATAGCCTTCTTAGGGAAAGGAGAAGGAAACAACAGTTGAACATGATTAAGAACCATAGAGGGAAATGGAttaagaaagagaagaaagataTAACTTCTCTGAATTATGGATAG
- the LOC104220278 gene encoding probable apyrase 7: protein MDPRWPSKSKPYVSGADHNRKMQKIGIIAVSIVFIFVLIGGCFVFSPSLVYNVEKSSSSYFTVVVDCGSSGTRVNIYEWKLQGRLNNNGDLPILLNTYPGNLTKSDGCQYHCMQTEPGLDKFVGNALGVRSSLDPLLRWAERLVPRERREFTPIFVLATAGMRKLPVEDARVVLEDVADVLKDFGFLYKKDWIRVLSGKEEAYYGWIALNYKMGVLGNLLGSHTLGLLDLGGSSLQLVVEVDELKIDNHVFNSKIGSPEHQIVRYSLPAFGLNEAFDRTIVMLSHTQALKESPGGAFKVRHPCLNSGSVQNYTCLSCFQREPISSDLGSHINANAILLLGEPNWEMCKSLTRAVATNSSRGDWSLVHDHASCTGLRSYGGNELLNLMLNASSVTRYHALSGFFAVYQTLNLSPRANLTRMWEAGQQLCSQSWEDHQGIGGAYCFRVLYMISLIQDALCLGKHEIVFGPGDVSWTLGAALIEGQYLWSDTTKYQYGIFYLKHSKMLSSSVALFLLLLCLLLIVYRSQIKLPMPGRKPTPSRASLPSYIYSKRQPN from the exons ATGGACCCCAGATGGCCATCAAAATCAAAGCCTTATGTATCTGGAGCTGATCACAATCGAAAAATGCAAAAAATTGGCATAATAGCAGTGTCTATTGTTTTTATCTTTGTATTGATTGGTGGGTGTTTTGTGTTTAGTCCTAGTTTGGTTTATAATGTTGAGAAAAGTAGTAGTTCATACTTTACAGTTGTAGTGGATTGTGGAAGCTCTGGTACAAGAGTTAATATTTATGAGTGGAAATTACAAGGTAGATTGAATAATAATGGAGATTTGCCAATTTTGCTGAATACTTATCCAGGGAACTTGACAAAGAGTGATGGTTGTCAATACCATTGTATGCAAACTGAGCCGGGTTTGGACAAATTTGTTGGAAATGCTTTGGGCGTTAGATCATCATTGGATCCTTTGCTTCGTTGGGCGGAGCGGTTGGTGCCACGGGAAAGACGGGAATTCACTCCCATTTTTGTTCTGGCTACTGCTGGAATGAGGAAATTACCAGTTGAGGATGCTAGAGTGGTTTTGGAAGACGTCGCTGATGTTCTAAAGGATTTTGGTTTTTTATATAAGAAAGATTGGATTAGGGTGTTGAGCGGGAAGGAAGAGGCGTATTATGGTTGGATTGCTCTAAATTACAAGATGGGGGTGTTGGGTAATTTGTTAGGATCACACACATTGGGTCTTCTTGATTTAGGGGGTTCTTCATTGCAGCTAGTGGTTGAAGTTGATGAATTGAAAATTGATAATCATGTCTTTAATTCAAAGATCGGTTCACCTGAGCATCAGATAGTACGATACTCGTTACCAGCATTCGGTTTGAATGAAGCATTTGACAGGACGATTGTTATGCTTAGTCATACACAAGCACTTAAAGAAAGTCCTGGCGGCGCCTTTAAAGTGAGACATCCGTGTCTTAATTCTGGTTCTGTGCAAAACTATACATGCCTTAGTTGCTTTCAGAGAGAGCCTATAAGTTCAGATTTAGGAAGTCACATCAATGCAAATGCTATACTTCTACTTGGAGAACCTAACTGGGAGATGTGCAAATCACTTACAAGGGCAGTTGCCACAAATTCGAGTAGAGGTGATTGGTCTTTAGTCCATGATCACGCAAGTTGCACTGGCTTGCGTTCATATGGCG GCAATGAATTGCTCAATTTGATGTTAAATGCAAGCTCAGTTACTCGTTATCATGCATTGTCTGGATTTTTCGCTGTCTACCAGACGTTAAATTTGAGTCCAAGAGCAAACTTGACGAGAATGTGGGAGGCGGGTCAACAGTTATGTTCCCAATCATGGGAAGATCACCAAGGTATTGGAGGAGCATATTGTTTCCGGGTTCTGTACATGATATCACTGATTCAAGATGCTCTGTGTCTGGGTAAGCACGAGATCGTATTTGGTCCTGGAGATGTTTCTTGGACATTAGGAGCTGCTCTAATTGAAGGGCAATACCTATGGTCTGATACTACAAAATACCAATATGGCATTTTCTACCTAAAACATAGCAAGATGCTCTCTTCTTCAGTTGCTCTATTTCTTCTACTTTTATGCCTTCTATTGATTGTTTATAGGAGTCAAATTAAGCTGCCTATGCCAGGAAGGAAGCCAACTCCTTCAAGGGCATCCTTGCCCTCTTACATATATTCCAAACGCCAGCCTAACTAA